Genomic segment of Streptosporangium sp. NBC_01755:
GCTGCTCGCCGCCGGTGACGGCCCTGACCTCGACCACGTCGAGGTCCGTTCGCCCGGCGATCCGGTCCCCGCCTGGCGGGTCCGCGTGGGAGGGGAGATCGAGGACCTCGTCCCCGGTGGTGACGGTACCGTGCTCGTGCGGTTCGCCGACCCGGGCAGCGAGCGCGACGGCAGCCACCTCGGCCTCCGGGTCCGCGATGAGACCGATCCCTTCGTCCGCACGCCGGGTGACAGGCGCAGGCGACTCGCGTGGGCACGGGTGGGCGACGGGGAACTGCGGACGGTGCCGCTGCGCGGCCTGACCGTGTGGGACGCCGATTGGCGGGACGGCGTCGTACTGGCCGTCACCTCGGCCGACGAGACGCCCGCCGGGTACTACCGGCCCGCCCTCGACCTGGTCGATCCTGAGAGCGGTGAACTCCGGACCCTGCTGCGCACCTCCTGGCAGCTCAGCCGTCCCCGGCTGGCGCCCGGCGGGCGTACCGCCGTCGTGGTCGAGGGGCTCTCCATCGTCTCCGGGCGGATCATCCGCGTCGACCTCGTCACCGGGGAGGCGACGCCATTGGCCGCCGTCGACGACGTCACCGATCTGGGCTGGCTGGACGAGGACACCCTGTGGTTCACCGGGTGGTCGGGTACCGGCACGCACGGCGGCACCCTGACCGCCGACGGCCGCCCGCTGACCCGCTGGACCTCCTGGGGAACCCTGGGCGGGCGCGACGGGCAACCGTCACTCTCGGTGGATCGCACCGGTGCGCTCGCCGTCGCCGTCTGGGAGACGGCCGAATGCCCCCCAGAGGTGGCGGTCGCCCAGGTGGCCAAGGGCGACTGGCGCCAGGTCACCGATCTCAACGCCGTGCTGGCGCCGCTCGCCGTGCACCAGGAGGAGGTCTCCTGGACCGGCCAGGACGGCCTCGCCGTCCAGGGTCTCCTGCTGCGGAGGTCGCCGATCTCACCCGTTGCCACCGTCGATCCCGCCGTTTCCCCGAACCTCTCCCCTTCCGCCGGTCCCGCCAACCCCATCGGTCCCGCCGGTCCCGCCAACCCCATCGGTCCCGCCGGTCCCGCCGGTCCCACGGGAACCGGCGGGACCGGGGCGGGACCGGCGCCGCTGGTGGTGATCGTGCATGGAGGGCCGACCTGGCTGTGGTCCACTGCCTTCGCGCCGGCCGAGTCCGGCGGGCTCGCCGCCGCGCTCGCGCACGCGGGTGCGGCCGTACTGCTGCCGAACCCGCGCGGGAGCAGCGGGCGCGGCCAGGAGTACGCGCGCCGGGTCATCGGGCGATTCGGTGAGGACGACCTGGGCGACGTCCTCGCGGGTGTGGACCACCTCGTCGCGGCCGGAGTCGCGGACCCGGAGCGGATGGCCGTCATGGGGCTCAGCTACGGCGGCTACCTGAGCGCGTGGGCGGTGACCCGAACCGGCCGGTTCCGGGCAGCCGTGGTGATGTCCGGGGTGAGCGACTGGCTCAGCTTCGCCACCGCGAGCAACCTCGGCGGCGGCTTCGACCTCCTCTATCACCGAGGGGCCGACCCCGCCACACCCCAGGGCAGGGAGTTTCTCGCCGCCCGCTCGCCGGTGTGCCACGCGGCCGGGGTCACCACACCGACGCTGATCCTGCACGGCGCCGAGGACCGCACCACCCCCGTCGGGCAGGCGGAGCAGCTCTATCGTGCCTGGTCGGCGGCCGGCGTCCGGACCCAGCTGGTCGTCTACCCTCGGGAGGGCCACGAGCTGACGGAGGGAGCGCACCGCGGGGACGCGGCGGAGCGCGTGGTCGCGTGGCTGACAGGAAACGGGGTGCTCTGATGGCGGGGCGTGACCGGGGTCTCTTCCTGCTGCGCAGGTTCGCGGGCACCGTCGTCGTCGTCGCGCTGCTGTCGGTCGGCATGTTCGGCCTGCTCTACCTCGCCCCCGGCTCGGTCCAGCAGACCCTGCTGGGCACCCGCCCCGCCACCCCGGAGACCATCGCGGCGATCCAGGCCCGCTACCACCTCGACGAGCCGCTGCCCGCGCAGTACCTGCGCTGGCTCGGCGGCGTCCTCCACGGTGACCTCGGGACCTCGGTCAGGACCGGGATGCCGGTCGCCGACATGATCGGTCAGCGGCTGCCGCTCACCCTGGCGCTCGTCGGGTACGGCGCGCTGCTCGCCCTGCTGGTGGGGGTTCCGCTGGGCGTGGTCGGGGCGCTGCGGCGGGGCCGGGCCGCCGATCGCCTCGTCGTCACCGCCGGTGTGGTGGGGTTGAGCGCCCCGCCCTTCGCGGTCGGGCTGCTGCTGCTCGTGGTGTTCGCCGCGGGGCTCGGCTGGTTTCCCGTGTACGGGACGGGCGAGGGCCTGGTCGGCCAGGTGTGGCACCTCACGCTGCCCGCGGTCGCGCTGGCCGTCGGCGCCGTGGGCATGTTCGTCCGCTTCAGCAGGGCGGCGCTCATCCGCGAGCTCGACCAGGACTACGTGGTCTTCGCCCGCGCGCGTGGTCTGGGCGGCGCGGCCGTCCTCGGATACGCGCTGCGCAACTCGCTGGTCCCCATCCTCACCGCGGCCGGGCTCATCGTGACCGGCATGCTGGCCGGGACCGTGCTGGTCGAGGTGACGTTCGCGCTTCCCGGTCTCGGCTCGCTGCTCGTCGACTCGGTCACCTTCAAGGACGTCCCGGCCGTCCAGGCGCTCGGGCTGCTGTTCACCCTGCTCATCGTCGCAGTCAACCTGCTGGTGGACATCGGCTATTCGGTGGCCGACCCCCGGGTCCGGTTCGGCGGGAGGACATCGTGAGCTCCACGGGCGGGCACGCCGTCGTGTCGGGTGGGAGGCTGCCGTGATTCGCTGTATCTCGCCTGAGGGGGCATCGTGAGAGGCCGTTTTCCGGCGGTCGTGCGGCGCCGTCCCCAGGTGGCCGTGGCCGGCGCGCTGGCCGTCCTGCTCGCCGTGGCCGTGGCCGCGGTGCTCTCGCCCTGGCTGGTGCCCGGCGCGACCGACCAGGACCTCCTGCTCGGCATCACCGGCCCCGCGCCAGGTCATCCGCTCGGCACCGACGACCTTGGCCGCGACGTGCTGGAACTGCTCGTCGCGGGAGCCCGTACGGCCGTTCCCGGCGCGCTGTGCGTCGCCGCCGGGTCGATGCTGATCGGCAACCTCATCGGGCTGCCCGCCGGATACTTCGGCGGCTGGGCCGACGCGCTGGCCATGCGCTGGGCGGACCTGATGTTCTCCCTGCCCGCCCTGCTGGTGGCGATCGTCGTCGCCGGGGTACTGGGCGGAGGGTACGGCCTGGCGGTCGCCGTGCTCGTCGTGCTGTTCGCCCCCACCGACACGAGGGTGGTGCGCGGAGCCGTGCTCGAACAGCGGCACCGCCCCTATGTCGAGGCGGCACTTCTCAAGAACCTCTCCGCGTGGCGGATCATGACGAGGCAGATCTGGCCCAACATCGCCTCGGTCACGCTGGCCAACGGGTTTCTCAACTTCGCCTACGCCCTGGTGTCCCTGGCCTCGCTGTCCTTCCTCGGCCTGGGGGTGCCCGCGGGCTCGCCCGACTGGGGGCGCACCCTGGCGGACAACCGGGCCCAACTGCTCGTCAACCCCTGGGCAGTGGTCGCACCCGGCCTCGCCATCATCCTCACGGCCGCCGCGCTGAACATCGTCGGTGACTGGCTCCACGAACGCGTCGATCGCCGGGGAAGGGCACGTTGAGATGAAGGAGTCCACCGGAACCGGGGCGACCGCCGAGCCCGCGATCCGGGTCGAGGGAATCAAGGTCCGGCAGCCCTCCACCGGGCGGACCCTCCTGTCGGAGGTGTCGTTCGAGGTGGCGGCCGGAGAGTCGGTCGCCATCGTGGGGGAGTCGGGTTCGGGCAAGTCCCTCACGGTCCGTGCGATGCTCGGCCTGTTGCCTCAGGGATTGGAGGCCACGGGGCAGGTGCGCATCGCGGGCGAGCGGGTGGACGACGACCCGCGTGCCCGGCGGCGGCAGCGCGGCGGCGTGGTCTCCCTCCTGATGCAGGACCCGTTCACCCTGCTCAACCCGTTGCGCCGGGCCGGGCGTCAGATCGCCGACGGGTTGCCGAAGGGCGCGGACGCGGCCGTCGAGGTGCCGCGGCTGCTGGCGGAGGTGGGTCTGCCGGCGAATGTCGCGGGGCGCTACCCCTTCCAGCTGTCCGGCGGCATGCGCCAGCGGATCGGGCTGGCCGCCGCACTGGCCGGAGGGCCGCGGGTGCTGGTCGCCGACGAGCCGACGACCGCGCTCGACGCCACCACCCAGCGCGAGGTCCTCTCCCTCATCCGGCGTGTCCAGCGCGAACGGGACATGGCGTTCGTCCTCATCACCCACGACCTGCGCCTGGCCTTCTCCACCTGTGACCGGGTCATGGTGATGTACGCGGGACGGGTCATGGAGACCGGCCGTGCGGCGGCCGTGCGGCATGAGCAGTTCCACCCGTACACCCGGGCGCTGCTGGCGGCCGAGCCGCCCGCGGACCGGCGGCTCGCGGTGATTCCCTCGGTGCCGGGGGCCGTCCCCGCGCACGACGCGGCGGCAGGGCGGTGCGGGTTCGCCGATCGGTGCTCGCTGGCCGTGCCGGAGTGCCGCGTGGGAGTGCCGGAGCCACGTCCCGTACGCGTGTCGGGGCGCGTCCGCGAAGGGCGGCTGTCGGCGTGCCTGCGGGCGGCCGAGCTGCCCGCGCCGCCCGCGCCGGAACCGGGGGTCGTCTCCAGGCCGCCGGTCG
This window contains:
- a CDS encoding alpha/beta hydrolase family protein; amino-acid sequence: MTAALEAYAALAGLRVPEAVVLDAEGARVACVLPRPDGRPVAHVLDLSGAGAGAGAESGSRGPVPVPVPVAGTGTEWHALTRWLPDGRLLLAAGDGPDLDHVEVRSPGDPVPAWRVRVGGEIEDLVPGGDGTVLVRFADPGSERDGSHLGLRVRDETDPFVRTPGDRRRRLAWARVGDGELRTVPLRGLTVWDADWRDGVVLAVTSADETPAGYYRPALDLVDPESGELRTLLRTSWQLSRPRLAPGGRTAVVVEGLSIVSGRIIRVDLVTGEATPLAAVDDVTDLGWLDEDTLWFTGWSGTGTHGGTLTADGRPLTRWTSWGTLGGRDGQPSLSVDRTGALAVAVWETAECPPEVAVAQVAKGDWRQVTDLNAVLAPLAVHQEEVSWTGQDGLAVQGLLLRRSPISPVATVDPAVSPNLSPSAGPANPIGPAGPANPIGPAGPAGPTGTGGTGAGPAPLVVIVHGGPTWLWSTAFAPAESGGLAAALAHAGAAVLLPNPRGSSGRGQEYARRVIGRFGEDDLGDVLAGVDHLVAAGVADPERMAVMGLSYGGYLSAWAVTRTGRFRAAVVMSGVSDWLSFATASNLGGGFDLLYHRGADPATPQGREFLAARSPVCHAAGVTTPTLILHGAEDRTTPVGQAEQLYRAWSAAGVRTQLVVYPREGHELTEGAHRGDAAERVVAWLTGNGVL
- a CDS encoding ABC transporter permease, which produces MAGRDRGLFLLRRFAGTVVVVALLSVGMFGLLYLAPGSVQQTLLGTRPATPETIAAIQARYHLDEPLPAQYLRWLGGVLHGDLGTSVRTGMPVADMIGQRLPLTLALVGYGALLALLVGVPLGVVGALRRGRAADRLVVTAGVVGLSAPPFAVGLLLLVVFAAGLGWFPVYGTGEGLVGQVWHLTLPAVALAVGAVGMFVRFSRAALIRELDQDYVVFARARGLGGAAVLGYALRNSLVPILTAAGLIVTGMLAGTVLVEVTFALPGLGSLLVDSVTFKDVPAVQALGLLFTLLIVAVNLLVDIGYSVADPRVRFGGRTS
- a CDS encoding ABC transporter permease, with translation MRGRFPAVVRRRPQVAVAGALAVLLAVAVAAVLSPWLVPGATDQDLLLGITGPAPGHPLGTDDLGRDVLELLVAGARTAVPGALCVAAGSMLIGNLIGLPAGYFGGWADALAMRWADLMFSLPALLVAIVVAGVLGGGYGLAVAVLVVLFAPTDTRVVRGAVLEQRHRPYVEAALLKNLSAWRIMTRQIWPNIASVTLANGFLNFAYALVSLASLSFLGLGVPAGSPDWGRTLADNRAQLLVNPWAVVAPGLAIILTAAALNIVGDWLHERVDRRGRAR
- a CDS encoding ABC transporter ATP-binding protein; this translates as MKESTGTGATAEPAIRVEGIKVRQPSTGRTLLSEVSFEVAAGESVAIVGESGSGKSLTVRAMLGLLPQGLEATGQVRIAGERVDDDPRARRRQRGGVVSLLMQDPFTLLNPLRRAGRQIADGLPKGADAAVEVPRLLAEVGLPANVAGRYPFQLSGGMRQRIGLAAALAGGPRVLVADEPTTALDATTQREVLSLIRRVQRERDMAFVLITHDLRLAFSTCDRVMVMYAGRVMETGRAAAVRHEQFHPYTRALLAAEPPADRRLAVIPSVPGAVPAHDAAAGRCGFADRCSLAVPECRVGVPEPRPVRVSGRVREGRLSACLRAAELPAPPAPEPGVVSRPPVAAEPVLEVRDLRRWFAGSPHPALAGVSLTVAPGEVVGVVGESGSGKTTLARCVAGLERPDGGAILLGGADCSDYGRMGRAAVRQARRISQMIFQDPYSTLNPARTVGATLREALWADGRPAGPDDLARLLESVGLARDMAGMRPAGLSGGERQRVAIARAVAGEPRLLICDEPVSALDVSVQAQVLGLLAELRERLSMAMLFITHDLAVVRQIADRLYVLESGTCVETGLADRVLDAPEHPYTRALLASVPDGSGDWLD